CGGTGACCAGCAGCCGGTTCACCACCTCGCCGGCGGGAAGCTGCGGGTAGCGGGCCCGGACCAGCGCGGCGGTGGCGGCCACCAGCGGCGCCGCGAAGCTGGTGCCCTGCACCCGCCAGTAGCCGTCTGGGGGTCGGGCGCCGTAGAGCGAGGTCGCCGGGGCGGTCAGCACCGTCTCGTGGCCGGTGATCGAACCGGACCAGAGGTTCTCGCTGCTGCGTTCCAGACCGGCGACCGCGATCACGCCCGGCTCCCGGGCCGGGTACCAGACCTTCGGGCTGTTCGAGGTGGCGAGGTTGCCGGTGCAGGCCACCACGACCACGTCCCGGGCGAACGCGTAGTCGAGGGCGGCGGCCAGGGCCGGGCTGTCGCCGCTGCCGCCGAGGGACAGGTTGATCACCCGGGCGCCGTTGTCGACCGCCCAGCGCACCCCCTTGGCGACGATCATCGCGTCGTCGTAGCGGTTCTCGTCGTCGAGCACCCGGACCGGCAGGATCTTGGCGTCCGGGGCGAGCCCCACGACGCCCCGGTCGTCGTCGTTGCGCCCGGCGATCAGGCCGGCGACCGTGGTGCCGTGCCCCACCGGGTCCGGCCCCTCACCGCCGCCGGGGGAGACCAGGTCGATGCCGGGCAGCACCTGGCCGGCCAGGTCGGGATGGGAACCGTCCACTCCGGAGTCGATCACCGCGACGATCACGCCGCGACCCGTGGACGTGCGCCACGCCTTGCGCGCCTGCAACTCGTCGAGCTGCCACTGCTCGTCGCGGACCTGGTCGACCCGGGTGGGCCGGTCCGGGGCCAGCCAGGCCGGCGCCCGCCCGGCGACCGGTCGGGTGACGGCCGGTGCGGCGTGGGCCGGCGGGGCGAGCGGGCCGGCGACCGTCGCCGCCGTCGCCGCCACACCGAGCAGCGCGCGTCCGACGAGCCGTCGGGCCGCGATCCGACCTCCGTGCCGATCCGTGGTCACATTCCCAGCCATTCATCGCGACAGAAACATGCTGCTCGGAGATTACCGGTTTTCCCGCCCGCCCCGGTGGAATCCGGGGAGACCACTCAACCCGGGGGCAGATGCGCCAACTGCACCAGCCGTACGCCCTCCCGGCGGGTGACCAGCCGACCGCGACCGGCGGGCAGCGGACCCGGTCGGACCTGACCCACCAACGCCCCCTCCTCCGGGCTGCCGGACATCACCAGACCGGCGGTGGAGAGCTCCCGGAGCCGCTGCACGATCGGCTCGAACTGGGTCCGGCCCGCGCCGCCCGAGCGGCGGGCCAGCACCAGGTGCAGCCCCACGTCGCGGGCGTGCGGCAGGTGCTCCTCCAGGGCGCGCAGCGGGTTCGTCGGCCCGCCGGCCACCAGGTCGTAGTCGTCCACCAGCACGAACAGCTCCGGACCGGACCACCAGGAGCGGCTGCGCAGCTGGGCCGGGGTGACGTCGGGCCCGGGGATGCGGTTCTGGAGATAGCCGGCGGCCGACTCGATCAGCTCGGTGGTGTACGGCGCGGCGGTGCCGTAACCGATCAGGTGCGGCGTCTCGATCGTCCCGATCAGGCTGCGCCGGTAGTCCACCAGGATGACCCGCGCCTGCTCCGGGGTGAACCGGCCGACGATCGAGGTGGCCAGCGCCCGCAGGAACGAGGACTTGCCGCACTCGGCGTCGCCGAAGACCAGGAAGTGCGGCTCGGTGGCGAAGTCCAGCACCACCGGGCGCAGGTCCGCCTCGGCCACCCCGACCGGGAAGGCCAGCCCGGTGGTCGCGGCCAGGTCCAGCTCGGCGTACGGCAGCACCGGCGGGAGCAGCCGGACCCGGGGGGCCACCGGCCCGGTCCACGCCCCGGCGACCGCCTTCACCAGGTCGCCCGTCCCGTCGCCGAGACCGGCGAGCCGGGGCAGGGCGGCGAGGAAGTGCAGCCCCTCGGCGGTGATGCCCCGGCCGGGCTTCTTCTCCGGCACGTTCGCCGCGACCGCCCGCTTCACCACCACCGAGTCGGCCGGGTCGCCGAGGTGCAGTTCCAGCCGTGAGCCGAACAGGTCGCGGATCGCCGGCCGGAAGTCCGTCCACCGCAGACCGCTCGCCACCACGTGCACCCCGTACGACAGGCCCCGGGTGGCCAGGTCGGTGACCAGCGGTTCCAGGTCGTCGTAGTCGGCGCGCAGGGTGTGCCAGCCGTCGACCACGAGAAAGACGTCGCCGAACGGGTCGGTGCCGGGCTGCCCGGTGGCCAGGGCGGCGGCCCGCCGCCGACGCCAGCTCGCCATCGACTCCACGCCCAGCTCGGCGAAGCGCCGCTCCCGCTCGGCGAGCAGGGTGGCGATCTCCCCGACGGTGCGCCGCACCGCCGTCGGGTCGGAGCGGCCGGTGACCCCGCCGACGTGCGGCAGGTCGCGGAGGCCGCCCAGCCCGCCGCCGCCGAAGTCGAGGCAGTAGAGCTGCACCTCGGCCGGGGTGTGGGTGAGCGCCAGCGCGCAGACCAGCGTCCGCAGCAGACCCGACTTGCCGCTCTGCGGCGCACCGACCACCGCGACGTGCCCGGCGGCGCCGTCCAGCGCCAGCCAGAACAGGTCGCGGCGCTGCTCGAAGGGCTTGTCGACGACGGCCACCGGCACCTGGAGGGCGCCGTGCAGCTCCGGGTTGGCGGCGGCCAGTCCGCGTACCGGGTCGGTGCCGACCGGGCCGAGCAGCTCGTCGAGGGAGGGGGACTGGTCCAGCGGCGGCAGCCACACCTGGTGGGCCGGCGGGCCCTGCCCGACCAGCCGGGCGACCAGCGCGTCGACCAGGGTCTCCCGGCCGGTCTCCTCCTCGGCGGCGGGGAGCGCGGCCGGGGTGGTCGGCTCCGGGACCGGCACCAGGTGGGTGGAGAAGGACAGCAGCCGGGGCACGCCGGCACCGGCCGCGCCCGCCGGGCCGCCGGGGCGGCGGACCGGCGCGGAGACGTACGCGGCCTTGAACCGGACCAGCGGGTCGGTGCCCGCGCGCAGGTAACCGTGCCCGGGGGTACGCGGCAGCTCGTGCGCGTCGGGCACCCCGAGCACCGTCCGGGACTCCAGCGCCGAGAAGGTCCGCAACCCGATCCGGTACGACAGGTGGGTGTCCAGCCCGCGCAGCCGCCCCTCCTCCAGCCGCTGGCTGGCCAGCAGCAGGTGCACCCCCAGCGACCGGCCCAGCCGGCCGATCTGCACGAACAGGTCGATGAAGTCGGGCTTGGCCGAGAGCAGCTCGGAGAACTCGTCGCAGATCAGCAGCAGCGACGGCAGCGGGGCCAGCGGGGTGCCCGCCGCGCGGGCCCGTTCGTAGTCCCGGAGGCTGGCGAAGTTGCCGGCCCGACGCAGCAGTTCCTGCCGGCGGACCAGCTCCCCGTTGATCGCGTCGACCATCCGGTCGACCAGCGGCAGCGCGTCCTTCAGGTTGGTGATCACCGCGGCGGTGTGCGGCAGCCGCTCGAAGGAGGCGAAGGTCGCCCCGCCCTTGAAGTCGACCAGCACGAAGTTGAGCTGCTCCGAGCTGTGCGTGGCGGCCAGGCCGAGGACCAGGGTCCGCAGCAGCTCCGACTTGCCGGAGCCGGTGGCCCCGATGAGCAGGCCGTGCGGGCCCATGCCGTCCTGCGCCGACTCCTTCAGGTCCAGCTCGATGGCGCCGCCGTCGGCGCCCACCCCGATCGGCACCCGCAGCCGGTCCCGCGCCGACCGGGGCGCCCAGCCCTGCTCGGCGGTGAAGCCGTCCGGGTCGCCGATGCCGAGCAGCTCGGGCAGGCCCAGCTCGGCGCCGGTCGCGTCGTCCGGTCCGCGTACGGTGCTGGCCAGCCGCAGCGGGGCGAGCCGGCGGGCGACCGCCTCGGCCTCGGCGACGGCCAGCGCGTCGGGGCTGCCCACCTCGGCCTGCCCGTCGGCGGCGTACGAGTGCAGCCCGCCGTCGACCACGTCGAGCAGCAGGGCGTACCGGTCGAGCAGGCGGGGCGGCGGGGTGTCCAGGTCGAGCAGGGTGACCGCGTCGATGCCGCCGTCACCGGCCAGGTCGGTCGACCCGGTCAGGTCGCCGCCGTCGAGGACCACCACGACGTGCGGGCCGTCGGTGGCGGAGCCGACCGGGCTGAACCGGGACCGGCTGGCCAACACGTCGTCGAGGAGGCGTTCCAGCTCGACGGCGGAGCTGGTGACGAGCCGGACCGGACCGAGCGCGTCGGTGCGGGTGGGGTGGTGGGCGTGCGGCAGCCACTTGACCCACTCCCACAGCTCCCGCCGTTCGGGCCCGGCGCAGACCGCGACGAGCAGTTCGTCGGGGGCGTGGAAGACGGCGAGCTGGGTGAGCACGGCCCGGGCGAGCGCCTGGGCGGCCGGTGACCCGGTGCCCCGCGCGCCGGCCGGGCCCCGGACGAAGACCCGGGCGAAGCTGCGCAGCGAGAGCGCCACCGGCAGGTCCGGCACCACCGAGTACGCGTCGAGGAAGCGCCGCAGCGCCCCGGCGGTCATCGGTTCCAGCTCCTCCAGCGGCCGGGTGACCGGCGGGACGAGCGGGGTGGCCAGGGTCTGCGGACCGACGCCCACCCGGACCACGGCGAAGTCCGGGTCGCCCGGTCGGCGCTCCCAGACCCGGTGGCTGTCCACCGTGGACCAGAGCCGGGCCGGGTCGGGGTGGCGGTAGTGCAACCCGGCCCGCTGTGCCCCGGCGGTCTGCCGGACCCGCCGCCGCAGCGCGGTGAGGTGCCGCAGGTACTCCCGCCGGGCGGCCATCATCTCCGACTTCTTCGGCATCCCGGAGGCGCTGCCCCAGGAGGTGACCAGCATGGCCACCGAGGAGAGCCCGAACATGCCGCCGACCACGTACGAGTAGGCGCCGCCGCCGCGCCCGAACATCATCGCCATGGCCACGGTCCCACCGAGCATCGGCAGCACCAGCAGGGCCTGCTGCCAGCGTCCACCGGCCACGGCGGGGATCTCCGGTGGCGGGTCGACGGGCAGTTCGCCGACCGGGATCTCCGGCGCCGGGCGGCGGGGCGGCCGCTTGATGACGACAGTGGACACGGCACCTCCTGACAGCGCTCGGTAACCCGAGCCTGGCTCATGGTAGGTAAAGTGCGACCGTCCGTCAGCCACCGTTCCCGCTCGATATGGAGTCACGTCGATGCAATCCGGGCTGGCCCGGGTCACGATCAGTGCGCCGCAGCGGCGACTCGACGTGGCCCTGCCGGAGCAGGTCCCCCTGGCCGAACTGCTCCCCGAGGTGCTCCGGCACGCCGGTGAGGGGCTGGCCGACGACGGCGAACGGCACGGCGGCTGGGTGCTGCGCCGTACCGACGGCGCGGTGCTGGCCACCGCTCAGGCGCTGCTGCCGCAGGGCGTCCGCGACGGCGAGGTGCTGCACCTGGTGCCGGCCCACGACCAGTGGCCGGAGCTGGAGTACGACGACGTGGTCGAGGCGATCGCCGACGGCGCCCGCCGCCGGGGCAGCGCCTGGTCGCCGGCCGCCACCCGGGTCGCCGTCCTGGCCGGGGCCGGCGTGCCGCTCGCCGTCGGGCTGGTCGCCGTGCTGGTCGCCGGGCCCGGACGACTCACCGGCTGGCCCGTCGCGCTCGGGGTGGCGCTGCTGCTCACCCTCGCCGGCACCGCCGCCTCCCGGGCGTACGGGGACGGCCCGGCCGGCGCCACCCTCGGCGGGTACGCCCTGCCCTACGCCGCGGCGGCCGGCGCGCTGGCGGTCGGCTCCGGCGACCCGGTCGGCCCGTTCGCGCCGCTGCGCTGGCTCGGCGCCCCCGAACTCCTGGCCGGCTCGGTGGCGCTGCTGCTGGTGGCGGTGCTCGGCCTGGTCGGGGTGGCCAGCCGGTCCCGGGTCTTCGTGGCCGGCACGACGGTCGGCCTGGTCGGCGCGGCGGCCGCGCTCGGCGGGCTCGTGCTCAGTGCCGAGGGCACCGCGGCGGTGCTGCTCTGCGTACTGGTCTTCGCGCTCGGCGCGCTGCCGCTGCTGGCGATCCGGCTCGGCAAGCTGCCGTTGCCGCCGATCACCCTCCCGTCGACCGCCCCGGCCGGTGGGCCGGACGGGGTCCGCGACCTGCCCGACCGGGGGCGGGTCCACGCGGCGGTGGCCCGGACCGAGGAGATGCTGACCGGGATGCTGCTCGGGCACGCCGTCCTCGCGGTGGCCGCCGCCACGGTGCTCGCCACGGCCGGCGGGGTGGCGGGGCGGCTGCTGGTGGCGGTCGGGTCCGCCGTCCTGCTGCTGCGCTCGCGGCTCTTCGTCGCGGTCCGCCACCGGGTGCCCACGGTCGTCGCCGGGCTGGCCGGGGCCGTCGTCCTCGGCGGGGTGCTCGCCGACCGGACCGGCCCGGACGGGCTGCTCGCGCTGGCCGTCGGCGGGCTGCTGCTGGCCCTGATCTCGGTCGCCGCCGGCACCACGTACGCCCGGCGGCCCGTCTCCCCGTACCTCGGTCGGCTGGCCGACCTGACCGACACCGCGCTGGTGGTCTCCGTGGTCCCGGTGGCCTGCGCGGTGCTGGACCTCTACGACCGGGCCCGGGGCCTGCTGGGCTGAACCGACGGACGAGGCCCGGGTCGCGTGGCGACCCGGGCCTCTCGCGTGCGGAGATCAGTGCGAGTCGCCGTGCTCCTCGGCGTCCTTGGCCCGCTGGTACGAGGCCCGGATCTCGGCCTCGGCCTCGACGCGACCCACCCAGGTCGCGCCCTCGACCGACTTGCCGGGCTCCAGGTCCTTGTACACCTCGAAGAAGTGCTGGATCTCCAGCCGGTCGAACTCGCCG
This genomic interval from Micromonospora sp. CCTCC AA 2012012 contains the following:
- the eccD gene encoding type VII secretion integral membrane protein EccD; protein product: MQSGLARVTISAPQRRLDVALPEQVPLAELLPEVLRHAGEGLADDGERHGGWVLRRTDGAVLATAQALLPQGVRDGEVLHLVPAHDQWPELEYDDVVEAIADGARRRGSAWSPAATRVAVLAGAGVPLAVGLVAVLVAGPGRLTGWPVALGVALLLTLAGTAASRAYGDGPAGATLGGYALPYAAAAGALAVGSGDPVGPFAPLRWLGAPELLAGSVALLLVAVLGLVGVASRSRVFVAGTTVGLVGAAAALGGLVLSAEGTAAVLLCVLVFALGALPLLAIRLGKLPLPPITLPSTAPAGGPDGVRDLPDRGRVHAAVARTEEMLTGMLLGHAVLAVAAATVLATAGGVAGRLLVAVGSAVLLLRSRLFVAVRHRVPTVVAGLAGAVVLGGVLADRTGPDGLLALAVGGLLLALISVAAGTTYARRPVSPYLGRLADLTDTALVVSVVPVACAVLDLYDRARGLLG
- the eccCa gene encoding type VII secretion protein EccCa, producing the protein MSTVVIKRPPRRPAPEIPVGELPVDPPPEIPAVAGGRWQQALLVLPMLGGTVAMAMMFGRGGGAYSYVVGGMFGLSSVAMLVTSWGSASGMPKKSEMMAARREYLRHLTALRRRVRQTAGAQRAGLHYRHPDPARLWSTVDSHRVWERRPGDPDFAVVRVGVGPQTLATPLVPPVTRPLEELEPMTAGALRRFLDAYSVVPDLPVALSLRSFARVFVRGPAGARGTGSPAAQALARAVLTQLAVFHAPDELLVAVCAGPERRELWEWVKWLPHAHHPTRTDALGPVRLVTSSAVELERLLDDVLASRSRFSPVGSATDGPHVVVVLDGGDLTGSTDLAGDGGIDAVTLLDLDTPPPRLLDRYALLLDVVDGGLHSYAADGQAEVGSPDALAVAEAEAVARRLAPLRLASTVRGPDDATGAELGLPELLGIGDPDGFTAEQGWAPRSARDRLRVPIGVGADGGAIELDLKESAQDGMGPHGLLIGATGSGKSELLRTLVLGLAATHSSEQLNFVLVDFKGGATFASFERLPHTAAVITNLKDALPLVDRMVDAINGELVRRQELLRRAGNFASLRDYERARAAGTPLAPLPSLLLICDEFSELLSAKPDFIDLFVQIGRLGRSLGVHLLLASQRLEEGRLRGLDTHLSYRIGLRTFSALESRTVLGVPDAHELPRTPGHGYLRAGTDPLVRFKAAYVSAPVRRPGGPAGAAGAGVPRLLSFSTHLVPVPEPTTPAALPAAEEETGRETLVDALVARLVGQGPPAHQVWLPPLDQSPSLDELLGPVGTDPVRGLAAANPELHGALQVPVAVVDKPFEQRRDLFWLALDGAAGHVAVVGAPQSGKSGLLRTLVCALALTHTPAEVQLYCLDFGGGGLGGLRDLPHVGGVTGRSDPTAVRRTVGEIATLLAERERRFAELGVESMASWRRRRAAALATGQPGTDPFGDVFLVVDGWHTLRADYDDLEPLVTDLATRGLSYGVHVVASGLRWTDFRPAIRDLFGSRLELHLGDPADSVVVKRAVAANVPEKKPGRGITAEGLHFLAALPRLAGLGDGTGDLVKAVAGAWTGPVAPRVRLLPPVLPYAELDLAATTGLAFPVGVAEADLRPVVLDFATEPHFLVFGDAECGKSSFLRALATSIVGRFTPEQARVILVDYRRSLIGTIETPHLIGYGTAAPYTTELIESAAGYLQNRIPGPDVTPAQLRSRSWWSGPELFVLVDDYDLVAGGPTNPLRALEEHLPHARDVGLHLVLARRSGGAGRTQFEPIVQRLRELSTAGLVMSGSPEEGALVGQVRPGPLPAGRGRLVTRREGVRLVQLAHLPPG
- the mycP gene encoding type VII secretion-associated serine protease mycosin, producing the protein MAGNVTTDRHGGRIAARRLVGRALLGVAATAATVAGPLAPPAHAAPAVTRPVAGRAPAWLAPDRPTRVDQVRDEQWQLDELQARKAWRTSTGRGVIVAVIDSGVDGSHPDLAGQVLPGIDLVSPGGGEGPDPVGHGTTVAGLIAGRNDDDRGVVGLAPDAKILPVRVLDDENRYDDAMIVAKGVRWAVDNGARVINLSLGGSGDSPALAAALDYAFARDVVVVACTGNLATSNSPKVWYPAREPGVIAVAGLERSSENLWSGSITGHETVLTAPATSLYGARPPDGYWRVQGTSFAAPLVAATAALVRARYPQLPAGEVVNRLLVTARDIGPTGRDDRFGYGLVDPVAALTSDVAPAGRNPLDDNDSPGVVGFGPAPGTGRGDRAAGRGADPFTFTAPKQQSRWAARPAGSVDDPAPERLWTGLALFAALLTGAALMIRRFRQSRR